From a region of the Pogona vitticeps strain Pit_001003342236 chromosome 7, PviZW2.1, whole genome shotgun sequence genome:
- the LOC140701682 gene encoding uncharacterized protein LOC140701682 translates to MQPGCSRFLGKPPWLLNHPRQGLIHRSGAPDLLLIRVHTLGGVSQLSPPPPACLGAPHGRGSAPARPRCLATWGRQHPLVPPPPSSWGRIGGFLLRHPPTHGSLLGPLASSPKPPFQAPPSPCHPARPPFLQTLPALRAASAPLSPPSPLKKKRARGGPDPPQPVLSSQTPISTHIHTLSLPSLGTRRLAKRARATCPAPEGRFCLGAPRSQNSGKGDQGGCRSLSSPSPLHPVFFSLPSRPPPPPRNASPRANLFSSSGCAPASLGRRVGEEGKGGPGEGGAPRTRGRAEARSPSFSSEPPPPFLPSLRRRRCAGAVGAPSAPLSARRVPPPPQAEPPLLLPRCLPFALQRLCKPSRAGGPGSTSSSLSLVIY, encoded by the coding sequence ATGCAGCCTGGATGCAGCCGCTTCCTTGGCAAACCGCCCTGGCTCTTGAATCACCCCCGCCAGGGCCTGATTCACCGCAGTGGGGCCCCGGACCTGTTGCTCATTCGTGTCCACACTCTTGGGGGGGTGTCCCagctctctccgcccccccccgcatGCCTGGGCGCCCCACACGGGCGAGGAAGCGCCCCCGCCCGTCCCCGTTGTTTGGCCACCTGGGGGAGGCAGCACCCTTTGGTACCCCCACCACCATCCTCTTGGGGGAGGATTGGGGGGTTCCTCCTCCGACACCCCCCAACCCACGGATCCCTCCTGGGCCCCCTCGCCTCTTCCCCAAAGCCCCCTTTCCAGGCGCCCCCCTCTCCATGCCACCCGGCGCGCCCTCCCTTTCTCCAAACATTGCCAGCTTTGCGCGCTGCCTCCGCCCCGCTCAGTCCTccttcccccctcaaaaaaaaaagagcaagagggGGACCCGATCCCCCCCAACCGGTCTTGTCTTCCCAAACCCCGATTtccacccacatacacacactctcgCTTCCTTCCCTTGGCACCCGGCGCCTGGCCAAGCGAGCCCGGGCGACGTGCCCAGCCCCGGAGGGGCGCTTCTGCTTGGGCGCACCGAGGAGCCAGAACTCCGGGAAGGGTGATCAAGGGGGGTGCAggtccctttcctctccctcccccctgcaccccgtttttttctccctcccgtcccgcccccccccccccccccgaaatgccAGCCCCAGAGCTAACCTTTTCTCCAGCTCCGGCTGCGCTCCGGCTTCTCTCGGACGCCGGGTCGGGGAAGAAGGCAAGGGCGGCCCCGGCGAAGGAGGAGCCCCGAGGACGAGGGGGCGGGCAGAGGCTCGATCGCCCTCCTTCTCTtcggagcctcccccccccttcctcccctctctccgaCGCCGGCGATGCGCTGGAGCCGTGGGAGCGCCAAGCGCGCCTCTGAGCGCACGCAGAGTGCCACCGCCTCCCCAGGCGGAGCCCCCCCTTCTGCTTCCCCGCTGCCTTCCTTTTGCTCTCCAGCGCTTGTGCAAACCTAGCAGAGCGGGTGGCCCTGGAAGCACCTCGTCTTCTCTCTCCTTAgttatttattga
- the CERS4 gene encoding ceramide synthase 4 isoform X1: protein MMGLPLTEWLWRAKYWLPPGITWEDMKETEEIRYPQPHHLLLGVPLALLLVAIRLVFERKVAVPLSERMGLREKVRRKPAPNPVLEAFYVTRKKPPKESELGSLAKRCDLHPRQVERWFRCRRNSNRPTLTKKFCEACWRSTFYFTSFTTGLAVLYDKPWFWDHRECWVGYPQQPLLPSIFGYYMLQLSFYCSLVLTLPFDIKRKDFHEQVVHHAATLFLISFSYCANYIRIGTLVMIIHDISDCFLEPTKIFNYLKWRRTCNTLFLTFSAVFLFTRLVIFPYKVLYNTYYYSMEIFQPFFGYYFMNALLMILQLLHLFWSFLIVHMVYRFSIAGTMEKDLRSDSDESEKAEDGAGPEKDTKRNGNLHAEPNHNGNCISKETPLQLNGASRHAKTR from the exons AT gATGGGGCTGCCGTTGACGGAGTGGTTATGGCGGGCCAAATACTGGCTCCCTCCGGGGATCACCTGGGAAGACATGAAGGAGACGGAGGAGATCCGGTACCCACAACCCCACCACCTGCTCCTCGGCGTCCCGCTCGCTCTGCTGCTGGTCGCGATCCGCCTCGTCTTTGAAAG GAAGGTTGCTGTACCCCTGAGCGAGAGGATGGGACTGCGGGAGAAGGTCCGACGGAAACCAGCACCCAACCCGGTCCTGGAAGCGTTTTACGTCACGCGCAAGAAGCCCCCGAAAGAG AGCGAACTGGGCAGCTTAGCCAAGCGCTGTGATCTCCACCCTCGGCAGGTGGAGCGGTGGTTTCGATGCCGGCGCAACTCGAACCGTCCAACGTTAACCAAGAAGTTCTGCGAAGCCTG CTGGAGGTCAACATTTTACTTCACTTCATTTACCACTGGGTTGGCTGTCCTCTATGAT aagCCCTGGTTTTGGGACCACCGCGAGTGCTGGGTTGGCTACCCGCAGCAG CCGCTCCTGCCGTCCATCTTTGGCTACTACATGCTGCAGCTGTCGTTCTACTGCTCCTTGGTCCTCACCCTCCCATTCGACATCAAGCGGAAG GACTTCCACGAGCAAGTGGTCCACCACGCCGCCACCCTCTTCCTGATCAGCTTCTCGTACTGTGCCAACTACATCCGGATCGGCACCTTAGTCATGATCATTCACGATATCTCAGATTGTTTCCTAGAG CCCACAAAAATCTTCAATTACCTGAAATGGCGCCGGACGTGCAACACCCTTTTCCTCACTTTCTCTGCCGTTTTTCTCTTCACCCGCCTTGTGATTTTCCCCTACAA GGTTCTCTACAACACCTATTACTACTCCATGGAGATCTTCCAGCCGTTCTTCGGATACTATTTCATGAACGCCCTCCTGATGATCTTACAACTCCTCCACCTCTTCTGGTCCTTCCTGATTGTTCACATGGTTTACAGGTTCTCCATTGCTGGCACG ATGGAAAAGGATCTGAGGAGCGACTCGGACGAAAGTGAGAAGGCCGAGGACGGAGCAGGGCCTGAGAAGGACACCAAGAGGAACGGGAACCTCCACGCTGAGCCCAACCACAACGGGAACTGCATCTCAAAAGAGACCCCTTTGCAGCTGAATGGGGCCAGTAGGCACGCCA
- the CERS4 gene encoding ceramide synthase 4 isoform X2 encodes MGLPLTEWLWRAKYWLPPGITWEDMKETEEIRYPQPHHLLLGVPLALLLVAIRLVFERKVAVPLSERMGLREKVRRKPAPNPVLEAFYVTRKKPPKESELGSLAKRCDLHPRQVERWFRCRRNSNRPTLTKKFCEACWRSTFYFTSFTTGLAVLYDKPWFWDHRECWVGYPQQPLLPSIFGYYMLQLSFYCSLVLTLPFDIKRKDFHEQVVHHAATLFLISFSYCANYIRIGTLVMIIHDISDCFLEPTKIFNYLKWRRTCNTLFLTFSAVFLFTRLVIFPYKVLYNTYYYSMEIFQPFFGYYFMNALLMILQLLHLFWSFLIVHMVYRFSIAGTMEKDLRSDSDESEKAEDGAGPEKDTKRNGNLHAEPNHNGNCISKETPLQLNGASRHAKTR; translated from the exons ATGGGGCTGCCGTTGACGGAGTGGTTATGGCGGGCCAAATACTGGCTCCCTCCGGGGATCACCTGGGAAGACATGAAGGAGACGGAGGAGATCCGGTACCCACAACCCCACCACCTGCTCCTCGGCGTCCCGCTCGCTCTGCTGCTGGTCGCGATCCGCCTCGTCTTTGAAAG GAAGGTTGCTGTACCCCTGAGCGAGAGGATGGGACTGCGGGAGAAGGTCCGACGGAAACCAGCACCCAACCCGGTCCTGGAAGCGTTTTACGTCACGCGCAAGAAGCCCCCGAAAGAG AGCGAACTGGGCAGCTTAGCCAAGCGCTGTGATCTCCACCCTCGGCAGGTGGAGCGGTGGTTTCGATGCCGGCGCAACTCGAACCGTCCAACGTTAACCAAGAAGTTCTGCGAAGCCTG CTGGAGGTCAACATTTTACTTCACTTCATTTACCACTGGGTTGGCTGTCCTCTATGAT aagCCCTGGTTTTGGGACCACCGCGAGTGCTGGGTTGGCTACCCGCAGCAG CCGCTCCTGCCGTCCATCTTTGGCTACTACATGCTGCAGCTGTCGTTCTACTGCTCCTTGGTCCTCACCCTCCCATTCGACATCAAGCGGAAG GACTTCCACGAGCAAGTGGTCCACCACGCCGCCACCCTCTTCCTGATCAGCTTCTCGTACTGTGCCAACTACATCCGGATCGGCACCTTAGTCATGATCATTCACGATATCTCAGATTGTTTCCTAGAG CCCACAAAAATCTTCAATTACCTGAAATGGCGCCGGACGTGCAACACCCTTTTCCTCACTTTCTCTGCCGTTTTTCTCTTCACCCGCCTTGTGATTTTCCCCTACAA GGTTCTCTACAACACCTATTACTACTCCATGGAGATCTTCCAGCCGTTCTTCGGATACTATTTCATGAACGCCCTCCTGATGATCTTACAACTCCTCCACCTCTTCTGGTCCTTCCTGATTGTTCACATGGTTTACAGGTTCTCCATTGCTGGCACG ATGGAAAAGGATCTGAGGAGCGACTCGGACGAAAGTGAGAAGGCCGAGGACGGAGCAGGGCCTGAGAAGGACACCAAGAGGAACGGGAACCTCCACGCTGAGCCCAACCACAACGGGAACTGCATCTCAAAAGAGACCCCTTTGCAGCTGAATGGGGCCAGTAGGCACGCCA